The following are encoded together in the Xanthobacter autotrophicus Py2 genome:
- a CDS encoding GntR domain protein (PFAM: regulatory protein GntR HTH; GntR domain protein~KEGG: reh:H16_A1563 transcriptional regulator, GntR-family) → MAQPRDIIGRAPSLAETLAHRLREEIASGRLQPGERLPTEHQMAETYGVSRPIVREAVGRLKHDGLVTTRQGAGAFVAEPGAASTFRLDIADFSDKVEMRAIVELLMAVEATATAHAAVRRSEADLARIGEQLDAMQEAVDRGEPGVDEDMAFHRAIVEATGNPYFRDLSQFLDHRVRHFIRTARANSARLGGLPQAVQREHEAIFAAIEKKDPVAARAAAEEHLRNAAARLAVYLGP, encoded by the coding sequence ATGGCCCAACCCCGCGACATCATCGGCCGGGCGCCCTCCCTCGCCGAGACGCTGGCGCACCGGCTCCGGGAGGAGATCGCTTCCGGCCGCCTCCAGCCGGGCGAGCGACTGCCCACCGAGCACCAGATGGCGGAGACCTACGGCGTCAGCCGGCCCATCGTGCGCGAGGCGGTGGGGCGGCTGAAGCATGACGGCCTCGTCACCACGCGCCAGGGCGCGGGCGCATTCGTGGCCGAGCCGGGGGCAGCCTCCACCTTCCGGCTCGACATCGCCGATTTCAGCGACAAGGTGGAGATGCGCGCCATCGTGGAACTGCTGATGGCGGTGGAGGCCACCGCCACCGCCCATGCCGCCGTGCGCCGCTCGGAGGCGGATCTCGCCCGCATCGGGGAGCAGCTCGACGCCATGCAGGAGGCCGTCGACCGCGGCGAGCCGGGCGTGGACGAGGACATGGCCTTCCACCGCGCCATCGTGGAGGCGACGGGCAATCCCTATTTCCGCGACCTGTCCCAGTTTCTCGACCACCGGGTGCGCCATTTCATCCGCACCGCGCGGGCGAACTCGGCGCGGCTCGGCGGCTTGCCCCAGGCGGTGCAGCGCGAGCATGAGGCCATCTTCGCCGCCATCGAGAAGAAGGACCCTGTCGCCGCCCGCGCCGCTGCCGAGGAGCACCTGCGCAACGCCGCCGCCCGGCTCGCGGTTTATCTGGGGCCGTAG
- a CDS encoding short-chain dehydrogenase/reductase SDR (PFAM: short-chain dehydrogenase/reductase SDR; KR domain protein~KEGG: bmb:BruAb2_0030 hypothetical 3-oxoacyl-(acyl-carrier-protein) reductase), whose protein sequence is MFDFRNRTLLLTGANGGISRAIAQTFFALGANCVLTDLDEAGIAAFALELDPTGARAVGIRQDAADPADADRALALVKERFGALDVLVTSAGLYRDRKVAEMTDAHWRTGIAVNLDGVFYTCRAAIPHFSESAAIVNVASMAGHRGSVGHADYAAAKGAVLNFSRTLAMELAPRVRVNSVSPGLIDTPMVRGLMDANGAALIAGTPAKRLGTPQEVARVVAFLASDWASFVTGETVHVNGGLYIAS, encoded by the coding sequence ATGTTCGACTTCAGAAATCGCACCCTGCTGCTCACCGGCGCCAACGGCGGCATCTCCCGTGCCATCGCGCAGACCTTCTTCGCGCTCGGCGCCAATTGCGTGCTCACCGACCTGGACGAGGCCGGCATCGCTGCCTTCGCCCTTGAGCTCGACCCCACAGGCGCCCGCGCCGTCGGCATCCGGCAGGATGCGGCCGACCCCGCCGACGCCGACCGCGCCCTCGCTCTGGTGAAGGAGCGCTTCGGCGCGCTCGACGTGCTGGTCACCTCCGCCGGCCTCTACCGCGACCGCAAGGTGGCGGAGATGACGGACGCGCACTGGCGCACCGGCATCGCGGTCAATCTCGACGGGGTGTTCTACACCTGCCGCGCCGCCATCCCCCATTTCTCCGAGAGTGCCGCCATCGTGAACGTGGCCTCCATGGCGGGGCATCGCGGCAGCGTGGGGCATGCGGACTATGCGGCGGCCAAGGGGGCGGTGCTCAACTTCTCCCGCACGCTGGCCATGGAGCTGGCGCCCCGGGTGCGGGTGAATTCTGTCTCCCCCGGTCTCATCGACACGCCCATGGTGCGCGGCCTGATGGACGCCAACGGCGCGGCGCTGATTGCCGGCACGCCGGCGAAGCGGCTCGGCACGCCGCAGGAGGTCGCCCGCGTGGTGGCCTTCCTCGCCTCCGACTGGGCCAGCTTCGTCACCGGCGAGACGGTCCACGTGAACGGTGGTCTTTATATTGCCAGTTGA
- a CDS encoding beta-lactamase (PFAM: beta-lactamase~KEGG: nwi:Nwi_0653 beta-lactamase): MAHRRFPRTGRHAGLSCTALALLLLASPALAQTQIDASRPPPQTSGVPIPKGQIETAVGKVDALARDLMTRSGIPGLAVAVVHEGKTVFLKGYGVRKVGESAAIDADTVFQLASLSKSVGSSVVAHEVGKGTVKWDTPVEDLLPWFALNDDWVSEHVTIADLYSHRSGLPDHAGDELEDLGYDRRQVLERLKKLPLAPFRVSYAYTNFGVTAAAEAVATASGKDWETLSEEVLYKPLGMASTSSRFSDYMARSNRAVPHVRVGKIGESKTFAAKFQRDPQAQSPAGGVSSSVRDMARWLGFVLGGGTYEGRQIVPEKALLPAMRPEMISSPAYAADARAGFYGYGFAVNVSPAGRVMIDHSGAFILGAGTTYVLLPSEKLGIVVLTNAQPTGVPEALAASFMDLAQFGTVTRDWLTAYGPLIDPLYTPLGTLAGKSAPARPTPAKPLATYVGTYANAYFGEARVSEDKGRLILTVGPKPRVFTLDHWSGDDFIFRPEGEETAPVGSVSQVTFSDRRMKVEFFNDNGLGTFERR, translated from the coding sequence GCGTGCCCATCCCCAAAGGGCAGATCGAGACCGCGGTGGGCAAGGTCGACGCCCTCGCGCGGGACCTCATGACGCGCTCCGGCATTCCCGGCCTCGCGGTGGCCGTGGTGCACGAGGGCAAGACCGTGTTCCTCAAGGGCTATGGCGTGCGCAAGGTCGGCGAGAGCGCGGCCATCGACGCGGACACCGTGTTCCAGCTTGCCTCCCTGTCGAAGTCGGTGGGCTCAAGCGTGGTAGCCCACGAGGTGGGCAAGGGCACGGTGAAGTGGGACACCCCGGTGGAGGACCTTTTGCCCTGGTTCGCCCTGAACGACGACTGGGTGTCCGAGCACGTCACCATCGCCGATCTCTACAGCCATCGCTCGGGCCTGCCGGACCATGCCGGCGACGAACTGGAAGACCTCGGCTACGACCGCCGGCAGGTGCTTGAGCGGCTGAAGAAGCTGCCCCTCGCCCCGTTCCGCGTCTCCTATGCCTATACCAATTTCGGCGTCACCGCCGCCGCCGAGGCGGTGGCCACCGCTTCGGGCAAGGACTGGGAGACCCTCTCGGAGGAAGTGCTCTACAAGCCGCTCGGCATGGCCTCCACCTCCTCGCGCTTTTCCGACTACATGGCCCGCTCCAACCGCGCCGTGCCCCATGTGCGGGTGGGCAAGATCGGCGAGAGCAAGACCTTCGCCGCCAAGTTCCAGCGCGATCCGCAGGCCCAGTCCCCGGCGGGCGGGGTGAGTTCGTCGGTGCGGGACATGGCCCGCTGGCTCGGCTTCGTGCTGGGCGGCGGCACCTATGAGGGCCGGCAGATCGTGCCCGAGAAGGCGCTGCTGCCCGCCATGCGGCCGGAGATGATCTCCTCGCCCGCCTATGCCGCCGATGCCCGCGCCGGCTTCTACGGCTATGGCTTCGCGGTGAACGTGTCGCCCGCCGGCCGGGTGATGATCGACCATTCCGGCGCCTTCATCCTCGGCGCCGGCACAACCTATGTGCTCCTGCCGTCCGAGAAGCTGGGCATCGTGGTGCTCACCAATGCCCAGCCAACCGGCGTGCCTGAGGCGTTGGCCGCGAGCTTCATGGACCTTGCCCAGTTCGGCACGGTGACGCGGGACTGGCTCACGGCCTACGGCCCGCTCATCGATCCGCTCTACACGCCGCTCGGCACCCTCGCCGGCAAGAGCGCGCCCGCCAGGCCCACGCCGGCCAAGCCGCTTGCCACCTATGTGGGCACCTATGCCAATGCCTATTTCGGCGAGGCGCGGGTGAGCGAGGACAAGGGCCGCCTCATCCTTACCGTGGGGCCGAAGCCGCGCGTCTTCACCCTCGACCACTGGAGCGGGGACGACTTCATCTTCCGCCCCGAGGGCGAGGAGACGGCGCCTGTGGGATCGGTGTCGCAGGTGACCTTCTCGGACCGGAGGATGAAGGTGGAATTCTTCAACGACAACGGCCTCGGCACCTTCGAGCGGCGGTGA